GTCTGAGCTGGCCAGCACCTCGCCGTTCGGCCCCACCACCGCGATGTAGCTGAGGCCGCGCAACGATGGCCCGATACCCTCCATACGCGAGGCCGGCTCCGGTGCGAACGGCCCCGGTCCGATCTGCGGGCGGAGCGTGCCCCGCACCAGCGACCGCAGGATCAGGTTCAGCGTGTCGCGGTCGGTCGGCGACTCGGCCAGGGCGCCGATGGAGCGCGCCACGATGCGGGCATCGTTCGCCGGCTCGCGGTTCGGGCTCGTCTGCACAGCGATCCACGAGCCGGCGAAGATGAAGATGGCCGCGATCATGCTGACCAGCGTCACCACGATGGCGACGAGGTGCGAGAGCGTCAGTTGCCAGCGCAGCCGGCGCAGGCGGCGTCTCATGGCGCGCTGTGTGGGAGGCTGGCCAGCCGGTAGCCGACGCCCCAGACCGTCTCGATCTGGTCGCCGCACGTCCCCAGCTTCTTCCGGAGCCGCAGCACGTGCGTGTCTACCGTACGGTCGAAGCCGCCGTACTCGTAGCCCCAGACCCGTTCCAGCAGGTAGTCGCGGGCGAACGCGCGGCCAGGGTTCTTGACCAGCAGAGCCAGCAGATCGAACTCCTTCGGCGTCAGATCTACTGGCGCGCCATCCACCGTCACGGTGTGCTGGCCCAGATCGACGGTCAGTGCCCCGGCCCGGAGAATCGGCGGGGCCTCGTCGGTGGCGGCCTCGCGGAACAACTCAACCCGCCGGAGCATCGCCTTGACCCGGGCCAGCAGCTCGCGGACGCCGAACGGCTTGGTCAGGTAGTCGTCCGCGCCGACCTCCAGCCCGAGCACCCGGTCGATCTCCTCTGAGCGCGCCGTCAGCATCAGGATTGGGACGATGGAGTCGCGCCGGACCCGCCGGCAGACCTCCAGGCCGTCCATCTTCGGCATCATCCAGTCGAGGATGAGCAGGTCAGGTCGTTCGCGCTGGACGGCGGCGACAGCATCCGCGCCGTCGTACACCTGGACCACCCGGTGCCCCTCGTCCTCCAGGTGGCGGCGAACCAGGGCGTTCAGATCGCGTTCGTCCTCAGCCACGACGATGGTTGCCACGGTCGCCTCACTGGCCGCGCGCACGATATGCGCGCGATGTGGTGGTCTCATGATGGATGGTAGCGCCGTGCGGTGCCTGATCGGTCGCCAACCGGTCACGAATCTGTGAACGGCGGACTGCGCACCCGGGCGACGAGCGGAGGCCGCCAGCGTTCACCGTTTCGTGACCGGACGGCCATGAGGGTGTGACCGGCGGGGCCTACGCTTGAGAGGAACAGGCGGCAAGCCCCATCGCCGCCTGCCACGAAAGGGGACGCATCATGACTCGGTTTCGCTTCGCGCTCGCAGTCCTCGGCACATCGCTGGCACTGGTGCTGGGACTCGGAGCCGTGGGCGCGTTCGCGGTCAGCACGGCGTTCGCCAACGGCTTCGGGCCGTTTGGTGGCCCGTTCGGGCCGCACGCCATCCCGCCCGAGTTTCAGGGGCTGGAGCAACTGACGCCGGCCGAGCGCTTCAAGCACTTCAGCGGCGCACAGATCAACCTGCGCGACAAGGACAACAAGCCGGTCGCCATCAACGCCACGCCAGGGGCGGTGACCTCGGTGAGCGGCACGAGCCTGACCATCGCCGGCAACGACGGCAGCAACAAGACGTTCACGCTGGATGACAAGACGGTCATCCGTGGCAAGCCCGACACCACGACGCCTGGGAATCGCCCGGCCGCGACGACCCTCAAGCAGGGCGACCTCGTGGTGGTCGTCACCACGAACGGCGAGACGCTGGCGCGCTTCGTGATGAGCGGCGGGACCGACGGCTTCGGGCCGCCGGCCGGCGGTGGTCCGTTCCGGGGACCGTTCGGCGGTGGCGGGCCGTTCAGCGGGCGGTAGGCCTCGCCGCACGGGCCAGATCGAAGGCACGCAGCCCCATCTCGATTGAGATGGGGCTGTCGCCTGCATCCCGGGGATGCAGGATGCACCCGCCGGTGTGAGCGGCCGCCCCGGAGCGGGTGGTTTTGGTCATGATCCCCCGTACAATGGCGAGGTGCGGATACAGATCGCGTCATCCCGGGTCGGCGGCGGCCACCAGAGTGTGGCCGAAGCGCTGCGACAGGCACTCCTGACCGTGACTGACGGCGAGGCCGAGGTCTGGGTCGATGACCTCTACGTCCAGTACGGCCGGTTTCCGCTGTCCTGGTTTCCGTGGGCATACGCCACCATCACGCGCCGCTCGCCCAGCCTCTGGCGGGCGATTTTCGACGTGACCAACCGGCCGCCCTCGGGGCCGCGCCTGAACTGGATCGGCGACGTGCTGGGCGGGCCGGCCTTCAAAGAGGTGATCTCGGAGCGGCGGCCAGACGCCGTCGTGACGGTGCTCCCCGGTACGACGGGTTTCGTGGCTCGCTCGGTGATGCGCAGCGGCGTGCCGGCGAACATCGAGGTCGTGATCACCGATTGGGCGGACGTCCACCTCGGCTGGGCCTCGACGTTTCCAGTGCAGTACACCGTGCCGACAGACAACGCCGCCCAGACCCTGGCGTCGGTCGGCATTCGGCCGGAGTGGGTGGATGTCAACGGGTTCCTGGTCCGCGAGCCGTTCTCCCAGTTGGATATCGGATCGCAGGCGAAGCAGCAGGCGCGGGCGCGGCTCGACCTGCCGCGCGACCGCTTCCTGATCCTGATGATGGTCGGAGCGGAAGGCTCGCCGGCCGCCTACGCCCACCTCGACGCGCTGGCGCGGACCCCCCTCGACGCCGAGATCCTGGTCGTGTGTGGCCGCAATCAGCGGCTGTTTCGGCGGGTCCAGCGGATGAGCGGCGCCAACCGGATCCGGCCGCTCGGGTTCGTGGAGCACATCGCCGACTTGATGGTCGCGTCCGACCTGCTGGTCACGAAGACCGGCGGCGTCACCCTGGCGGAGGGCTTCAGCGCCGGCCTGCCCATCATCGGCTTCGATCCGCTGCCCGGCCAGGAAGAGGGCAACGCACGCTACATCGTCGAGGCCGGGGCGGCCGAGCTGGCGTCGTCGCCGAGCCACCTCGCGACGATCGCGACGGAGCTGCGCTGGCGCCAAGATCGGTTGGCCGCGCTCGTGGAGAACGGCCAGCGGCTCTCAACGCCGGACGCGGCACTGGCAACGGCCGAGGCGATCGTCGAGCGGATCCGCTGCCGAGGCGTCGCCGCGCTGCCCGCGAGCTAGCCAACCTGGTGCTGTCCCAAGCCACGAGTTCACCGTTATAGTTGAGTGTTCAAATAGATCCGGTGCGGGCCGGCCGTGCGTAGTCACTGATGAACCCCGGTCGAGACCGCGCAGTCAGGACAGTGCCGACCCTACGGGGCGCCCACCGGCGATGGTCTGGCTGCCGAGCGCGGCGGCAACACCGATGACGTGCCGGCGCGCCTGCGCGGGCGCAACGGTCCTGGCTGGAGAACCTCTGGGCGCGGAGACGATTCGTGCAGAGACTTGAGCGGTTGAACCCTGGATACGGCATCGCCGTTCTCCGAATCATGGTCGGCGTCGTGCTGTTCCTGGCTGGCTACTCGAAGCTGATGGGTCCGGGTGTGGCCGGCATCGCCGGTTTCTTCTCCAACGTCGGCATCCCGATGGCCGGCGTGATGGCTCCGCTGGTCATCGGCTTCGAGACGGTCGGCGGGCTGCTGCTGATCGCCGGCGCGTTCACGCGGATCGTCGGGCCGCTGATGGTGGTGCAGTTCCTGGTGGCCGGGCTGGCGGTCAGCTTGCCATCGCAGATGGGGTGGGGCGCGGCCCGGCTCGACTTCATCATGGCGGCGGCTGGCGCGCTGTTCTTCCTGACCGGCGCCGGCCTGCCATCGGTTGACCGGTGGCTCGCGAGCCGCGAGAGCGGCGGACAGCCGCGCGTGCGCTCGTTCGCCTGATGCAGAAGACGTGAGCGCCGGCCCGGACCGGCGACTGGATCGACCGGGCCAGGGGCCGCCGGCGACGTGCAGAGCGTCGCCGGCGGCCCTTCTGGCATGGTGACAGACTCAGGCCCTGGCGGCTGTGCCGGCGGATCGGAAACTGACCGCCAGCCGCACAGGAACCCCACTCACCGTGCAGATGCCGATTCCGACGCCGACGTCGCGCAGCAACCGCTTTCTCAGGGCGATTACATGTTCATTGGTACCCGAAGCATCATGGAACGGGCGGTCGGGGACTGAAGTCCCCGCCTACACGCATGCAGTCGCTGCGCGACGGACACCGGAAACGGCGTCGTCTGGTGAGACCGGGGCGTCGCGCAGCGACTGCAGGATGGTAGGCGGGGCTTTCAAGCCCCGACGCGGCGGCACGACGACATCAACATGCAATCGCCCTGACCGCTTTCTACCGATCCTTGACACGCCGGTCTGCCGGCCATAGAATCGGGCAGCTTACTTTTCTTCTCCGCGTCTCCCGAACGGTTGCGCGTTCCTGGCGATGTCGCTGGAGCGCAGTCGGGCGGGGTAGAACATGGCGTCGCGTGACGGTGACGAGGCGCACTCTGATCTGGGCACGATGCCCACATGTCTGTTGGGAGACTCTACGATGAGCGAAGACGCTCCGAAGCGAGGAATCGGCCGTCGTGCATTCTTGCGGACGACGTCGCTGTTCGCAGCGGCGATCGGGCTGACGGCTGCCTGTGCTCCGGCGCCAGCCGCCCCGGCCAAGCCAGCGGAGCCGGCCAAGCCCGCCGAGGCCGCGAAGCCGGCTGCCCCTGCCGCTACCACGGCTCCGGCTGCCGCCGCGCCGGCCAAGCCGGCTGAGGCCGCCAAGCCCGCCGAAGCGGCGAAGCCCGCCGAAGCTGCCAAGCCGGCGGCTGCTGCGCCGGCTGGTGCTGCGAAGCCGGGCGACGTGCCGCGCAACCGAACCCTGATCGCCATCACCGGCAGCTCGGTGCAGCAGGGCAAGTTTACTGACGCCGAGCTGTGGAACCCGTACGCGGTCGGTTCCAACCACCAGTCCGGCCCGAACCTGCTCTACGAGCCGCTGGCCTTCTACAGCGCGTTCGCGGATAAGGAGCACCTCTGGCTGGCCGAGAGCTACCAGTACAGCCCGGACAGCAAGACGCTCACCATCAAGACCCGTTCCGGGATCACCTGGAGCGACGGCAAGCCGTTCAGCGCCGAGGACGTGGCCTTCACGTTCAACTCGTTGAAGGACATCGGCGGCAAGGTCCGCTGGGGCGTGGACGTCCAGCAGGTGCTGCAGGAGGCCAAGGCGACGGACGCGAACACCGTCGTCCTGAACTTCAAGGTGCCAGCCCCGCGCTTCTTCGAGTTCGTCACCTACAAGTACGACATCGGCGTCTACATCGTCCCCAAGCACATCTACGATGGTCAGGACTGGACGCAGTTCCGCGCGTTCGACCTCGCCAAGGAGTGGCCGGTCACCACGGGTCCGTGGAAGGTCAGCTACGCTGCGCCCGAGCAGAAGATCTTTGACCGGCGGGCTGACTGGTGGGCCGTCAAGGCCGGCCTCGTCAAGCAGATGCCGCAGATGCAGCGGCTGGTGATGCTGCCGACCCCTGGCGAGCAGCAGCTGGCGCAGGCCCTCATCACGAACCAGTGCGACTTCTCCACCAGCCTGCAGCCGTCCACCTTCCCCACGGTGCTGCAGCAGAACCCGAAGATCATCACCCACTCTGGCCGCGACAAGCCGTACGGCTATACGGACTGGTGGCCGGCCTCGCTCTACCTGAACAACACCGCCAAGCCGTTCGACAATCCGGACATCCGCTGGGCCATCTCCTACTACATGG
This genomic stretch from Chloroflexota bacterium harbors:
- a CDS encoding response regulator transcription factor, which encodes MATIVVAEDERDLNALVRRHLEDEGHRVVQVYDGADAVAAVQRERPDLLILDWMMPKMDGLEVCRRVRRDSIVPILMLTARSEEIDRVLGLEVGADDYLTKPFGVRELLARVKAMLRRVELFREAATDEAPPILRAGALTVDLGQHTVTVDGAPVDLTPKEFDLLALLVKNPGRAFARDYLLERVWGYEYGGFDRTVDTHVLRLRKKLGTCGDQIETVWGVGYRLASLPHSAP
- a CDS encoding glycosyltransferase gives rise to the protein MRIQIASSRVGGGHQSVAEALRQALLTVTDGEAEVWVDDLYVQYGRFPLSWFPWAYATITRRSPSLWRAIFDVTNRPPSGPRLNWIGDVLGGPAFKEVISERRPDAVVTVLPGTTGFVARSVMRSGVPANIEVVITDWADVHLGWASTFPVQYTVPTDNAAQTLASVGIRPEWVDVNGFLVREPFSQLDIGSQAKQQARARLDLPRDRFLILMMVGAEGSPAAYAHLDALARTPLDAEILVVCGRNQRLFRRVQRMSGANRIRPLGFVEHIADLMVASDLLVTKTGGVTLAEGFSAGLPIIGFDPLPGQEEGNARYIVEAGAAELASSPSHLATIATELRWRQDRLAALVENGQRLSTPDAALATAEAIVERIRCRGVAALPAS
- a CDS encoding DoxX family protein, which translates into the protein MQRLERLNPGYGIAVLRIMVGVVLFLAGYSKLMGPGVAGIAGFFSNVGIPMAGVMAPLVIGFETVGGLLLIAGAFTRIVGPLMVVQFLVAGLAVSLPSQMGWGAARLDFIMAAAGALFFLTGAGLPSVDRWLASRESGGQPRVRSFA
- a CDS encoding ABC transporter substrate-binding protein is translated as MSEDAPKRGIGRRAFLRTTSLFAAAIGLTAACAPAPAAPAKPAEPAKPAEAAKPAAPAATTAPAAAAPAKPAEAAKPAEAAKPAEAAKPAAAAPAGAAKPGDVPRNRTLIAITGSSVQQGKFTDAELWNPYAVGSNHQSGPNLLYEPLAFYSAFADKEHLWLAESYQYSPDSKTLTIKTRSGITWSDGKPFSAEDVAFTFNSLKDIGGKVRWGVDVQQVLQEAKATDANTVVLNFKVPAPRFFEFVTYKYDIGVYIVPKHIYDGQDWTQFRAFDLAKEWPVTTGPWKVSYAAPEQKIFDRRADWWAVKAGLVKQMPQMQRLVMLPTPGEQQLAQALITNQCDFSTSLQPSTFPTVLQQNPKIITHSGRDKPYGYTDWWPASLYLNNTAKPFDNPDIRWAISYYMDRDQIIDVGWGGASTPSQLPMPTYPPLKPYFEAVKDLLAKYNTIEFNAKKGDELLMKNGFKKEGGKWLMADGQPFKLDFMGPGTGTFAAIGPVVQELLKRQGVEATYSQPPDASSRFEKGEYVGFLYGHGGSVRDPYYTLRLYQGATQAVPGAHLVNFPKWKNEKYDAIVDQVFVTPMNDTAKLQSLFHQAMEIWLPELPDVQLTEFHHRIPMNETYWKNWPTAQNPYINGAFWHLTHQLILNNLEPVQ